In Alnus glutinosa chromosome 7, dhAlnGlut1.1, whole genome shotgun sequence, the sequence AACAAACAAGGCAAATTCATCTACACCCACATTGCACAATGGCCTGTTTGGTTAATTCCCTTAACTTCGATGGCAGTTATATCGCTCAAATCGAACTTGATTCTTCTGCGGACCGTTGCTTCCctagcttttcttttattttccgggTTCCACTGAAAACGACAAGATCAACATAGGTCAGCTTAAGGCATAAAAACCCAGCCTGGTCCTCACTCACTCATTCACATTCTCCAATCCAGAAAgtaaaacagagaaaaattcATCCATCAATGGCGGCTTCGTcgcttctctctctcatctctgtcTTTTGCCTCTTATTAGCTTCATCTTCAGCATCTATAGCTCCCAAACCcaaaaccaccaccaccaccatcactaTCCCTCTCTCACCATTCTTCTCCAAACACCCATCCTCAGATCCGGTCAAGACCCTCAATTCCCTCGCCTCTGCTTCTCTAACCAGAGCCCGCCACCTCAAGCGCCCCAAATCCAGCTCTCCACTCGCCAAAACCCAAGTCTTCCCTCACAGCTATGGAGGCTACTCTATCTCCCTCAGCTTCGGCACACCCCCACAAACCACATCTTTCCTTTTGGACACTGGCAGTAGCCTCGTCTGGTTCCCCTGCACCTCTCGCTATCTCTGCTCCAGTTGCAACTTTCCCAACATCGACCCGCAAAAATTCCCAACTTTCATTCCAAAGCAATCATCTTCTTCGAAGATTGTGGGTTGCGAAAACCCCAAATGTGCCTGGATTTTTGGCCCAAATGTGCTCTCTCGTTGCAAAGATTGCAGCTCATCTTCCAAAACCTGCTCACAGGGTTGCCCTCCGTACTTCCTTCAATACGGTTCTGGGTCAACCGCCGGGTTGTTACTTTCCGAGACCCTGGATTTTCCCGAGAAATCCGTCCCAGATTTTGTCGTCGGATGCTCCATATTATCGACCAGACAACCCGCCGGCATTGCCGGGTTCGGGCGCGGCCCCGAATCGCTGCCCTCACAACTGGGTCTCAGCAAATTCTCTCACTGTCTACTCTCACGCCGCTTCGACGACACCACGGAGAGCAGTGACCTTGTTTTGTACCGTGGGCACGGTTCTGCCAAGGCCCCGGGCCTGAGCTACACGCCGTTCCACAAAAACCCCATTACCAATAACTCCGCACTCCGTGAATACTACTACTTAACGCTTCGCAAAGTGATCGTGGGCAATAAGGCCGTCAAGATCCCCTACAAATTTCTTGTCCCGGGGGCCGATGGTAACGGTGGGACCGTGGTGGACTCGGGAACGACCTTCACCTTCATGGAAAGCCCGGTCTTCGAACCCGTGGCACGCGAGTTCGAGACCCAGATGGCTAACTATTCTAGAGCTCTTGACGTGGAAGCCAGGTCCGGTTTGAGGCCGTGTTTCAATATTGCGAATCAGAAAACGGTGAATATTCCGGATTTAACCTTTGAATTCAAAGGCGGTGCGAAGTTGGCATTGCCCTTTGTGAATTATTTTGCGCTTGCTGGTAACGTTAGCGTCGTGTGCCTGACTCTTATAACGGACAGTGGGGTCGGTCCGGGGATGGCTAGCGGTCCGGCGATCATATTTGGAAATTTTCAGCAGCAGAATTTCTATGTGGAGTATGATTTGGAAAATGAGAGGTTTGGCTTCCGGCAACAGAGTTGCAAGAAGTGAGCTGGCGTAACGGTAGGACAAATAATAGCTGGCTGCGAGGGCCATGAATCCATAATGGAGATTGGTCTCTAATCTCTATTGGATGGGCACGCCCATGTGAGTACGGTTGGGAGAAGAGTAAAGCTCGTGATGTAGCTGGGCAATGGCGGATAATGTGCTTTTATGGTTAATTCTGGGATGCCGGTGAAATTTAgatttatttactaattttgtttttcttacgACGATTGTTCAATTAGTTAAAGTAAAAGGCTATGGTCATATTATTATGATCtttcattaataatttattaaaaaattcatCGAGGTATGATTGTAATATGTTCGTGTTGTGTCGGTACTAGCCGTTATATATGTTCTTCCTCTACAGTTGTCGGTTGTAGATTTCCTTGGATGTGCCGTCTTTTACGCTTTCTAAAGCATTACTTTCCGATTGCTCTgtcaaaaaaacaaacgaaagcACGACTTTTTGGCTCTAGTGTGaccctttttctttatcttcgTAGGTAAGTTTCTTAATCCCTTTGTCCCTTTAGTCATTTAAGTTCAATGAAAAATTTATGTGTATAATACTGTTATTAGcgtattattataattttctcacaattttataaaatttgacaaataaatttaattatttaaatactaatataataagTTCTACAAAAAACTGTAGCAACCTTAACAGCATCAAGTTCAATTACTCTCTGCCCATCATAATTCACAAAGTCACAAGCATGACAAGAAGACCTTGAATTACTGTAacaaaagtttttttgttttttgtttttttttgggtaaataaCTATGAAAGCTAAATTTTGGTACATAATGAGAAATAATGTCGAGTTGTCTCACTATATATAATGAGTTTCTGTACGTACAGTTGATTGGAACCCCATTGTCGCCGATCTCTCTTGCATGTGCATGACTGCATCGGTGCTTTTTTGTGAGGACCCTTAATTTTGATGGAGGCGAGGAAAAATAGGTGAAATACATTTAATTTGTGCAACCACTTACGTAGGACTTGCGTGGGGCGGCCTTGGATGCATTTGTGCAATTCACGTGTAAAGTAGAAACAAGAGGCATCGACAATGTTGCCCTGTTTTTGGCATCTCTATCCATGGAGATAGTCAGGAATAATTTTTTAACCCATTTTCTAATCTCTAACAAGTAATCCTACGTCTTTAATTAGGGGTAAAAATCCGATTACGGTTATCGGTTATCCTTTTGCTTCGTATTTTCTTTTCACGCACTTTCTTTTGTCTATCAATAAAGAAAAACGGAATCTCCATTTCTAAATGTTGTAGTGGAGGACTTCTTTCGTCAACGTCATGTCCGATAAtaattatcacttttaaaatatgTTCATAATATGTGATGCACGCTAAACTTTATTTCGACCATAGAAACTCTACGCCAATgatcaaatttatatatatataacccagTTACCTGTTATAACCGGGTATATATAATTGCTAAAATCGACAACCTCTCTGGTAGACtcggttaccggttatttctAACCGAGTATCAAACCTGTTTGCCGGTTACCAACCGATTATAACCTGCCGGCTTTACACCTctatctttaattatttttaccatatttAATCTCTCTAAAAAACACAAGGCATAGAAACTTATTTCACCTGTTGTGTCTTTTATTGCATGTTTAAGAGCTAGTTTGGGACTACGTTAAGAAATAGaatttttgtctaaaaaaaaaaaaaaaaaaaaaaaaaaattcattaagcTTCCCCCAAACgcaattttagggttttttttagagAACAAAGTCAACACAACTTGTTTTTTTATCTAACAAACTTATTTTTGCTtgtcataactttttttttgtactaaaaacactttttaagtTCCTTAACGCAAAATTTAAAACATCGTCTAAATCTAAGTTGTATATagagtattagaatattaattaaataataaaattaattattttaaattgacttaaatttttgggataaccgataatttaacatggtattaaaaCTAAGGTTCTGAATTCGAATCTTATCTCTATTATTTACTTTACATCTCAAATAAATACTTTATGTGAATGACATTGAgtattgaaatattaattaaacgaataaattaaaaatttcttatcaGAAGTATTGAGTCTGAGCCCAAACATGaacttaatcttttttttttttctttttttcctaagcaaatAAGAAAAAGGTTACCAGGATTAAAACACTAATAAAAATAGTGGGCTCTCTAACATCGGAccggataaaaaaaattaccatacgAAAAATACAAGCTAAATATAGAAAATGAATCATAAAATGTCCGAATCCTTTCGCTTAAGCTTTTAATTTAACATAAAGGTTAACCACGGAGTTGGTGAAACATTATCCCATTGGCTAGGTTTAAGATAATTtagtaaagaataataaattaagGTTAACCAAGTAGTGGGTGAAAGTGTGAAACCTTATCCTGTACGTAGGCTAGGTTTAATATAATTTACTAAGGCAGCTTCAATTTGAAGATAGGGACGCAAGTAGGACCACTTCTTTGATAGGCTATCTTAGGGGGTTACATACAGCCAATAGCCATCGATTCCTCATCCACGAACTGTCTAGCCATTTTAacattcaaaagaaaaacaaaacataaactaaaaacaaaataattgatTAAGGCCTGTTTGAAAAATTCCtttaataaacttaaaaaatatttttagtacataaaaagttgtgtaaataataaatggggtaaaaaaaactcaaaaagtaatttttatttttattatttttatttttttgctatataaaaaaaaaaaagccaagacccacttttgaaaaaataaaaaataaaaataatgcttTTTCTCAAGAACTCTTTTTGACTGtaaaaattcttcttcttcttcttcttcttcttcttcttcttttttttttttttttttttttaaaaaaaaaaaaaaaaacacaatctcAATCAAGCTATAAGAATACAATCTGAATGACATAAATGAAGGTGGAATTTTGAGACTTCCCAACGGCGTTTGGATGGAAAGACAAGTCAATGAATGAAAAAGAGATAACTTAAAAATGGGGGTTTCGTTTATGATGAGAAAATGGGGACGTGGACCGTGAGGTTGTAACTTGTGAATAGACAAAAACTAAAtgggtttctttttatttattgtgtatGGAATCTCTACTCACCGCCCATTATTAAACTTAAAAAGTTGGTGCTGAAACTGAAAGCCGATGAGTGGTGCCTTTGCTTTCAATTCATCTTGGTGGCATTTGGTGGCATTTGTTTCCGAGCTTCTTTGATAGTACTCATTGCTTTTGGTACATGACTGAAGTGGTCAAGTGATGAGTAAGATGTCACAAATCTCGGAAATGTTTAACCCAAAATCTTATGGCATCCTACATTTGTGGTGGTCTTTTCATGACATCATGACCTCGTGTGAACAgctcactatatatatatatatatatatatatatatatatatatatatatatatatatatatatatattgaagttcGAAATATAAAGACCATGCAGATCATATGAATCAAAGGATGTGATTGTGATGCAGCATGTCCCACTCAGAAAGCAGAATATGTAAACACTGTCTCTCGATTATATTTATTCCGTTTCTTTCGACGTAAAATTGTATTTCCTGACCAGATCCGGCCGGctgttctggccagatccggccagatggccggaatacgGTCGCCGAaatctgggctgaccggattccagCGAAGATGGCTGGATTTCTGGCGACAATGACCGGATGCTCTCGGATTTCAgtaccggcaagatttcggtgatagtcgactgcttgaagtgaAGGTTGACTGTATCATTTAATAGGGGTCGAATGCGTTtagcgtcttcggaaaatgatttatgcttttaaaaagcgtaaatcattttccgaaatttactaagcatttttggtcaaacagaaatcattttccggttgactattattttcgcccctaccaaacaccgaaaaatgccgaaatcatttttcagaaattattttacgtcgaaacaaacggagcattattgATAAAATTGACAACAAGAGACAACTGGGTAGCCGAACCTACCTTGTTATGATGCTTAAATAAAAGTAAGGGAGGCGgtcttcaaaaaaattataaaaatagtattatttaaaataattgcaAACTCGCTCGATAGAATGTTATGCAAGTGTTGAGCAAAATTTCTGTCCCAGAATTAATCGTAATCTTGTTCAAACGAACTTTTCATTTGTCTAACTGTAAAGTTAAACAAACTCTCGGATAATTGCAGAATCGCAAGTGTTCATTCCTAAAACATTATTCTTCTGCTCAAATTTCTACATAAAGTCATGGACAATTCGGTCTACATAAGATTATAAATTGGAAACATGTTGGCAGAGAGCTaggctctttcatttttttaaattttttttctctctcttctccttttTATAGTCACTATAGTTCGCGAtaagaatttattaaaatattaattaagtgcttgaatttatttatattttcaccttcaacttttaaaataagttacgATTTACCAAAATTCAACTAAAGAGTTTTTGTTTACAAGAAATTGAGAAAGATTTTGAGTGTGTTTGGGAAATAATTGTGTtatgtaatttttgtttgaataatagtaagaagtgattggtggtataaaatataaaaaagtttagaATTGTTTAatagagaagtgaaaaaaaaaaattatgttttgtagtgagtttttttatttgaataataataaaaaattaataatgtgatataaaaagtaaaaagaaaattgaaatatttttttattgaacttttaaaaataaaataataaaaaaattgagaagagaTGAGATGCTTGCCAAACATCACTTTAACTTTATGATTAACCGAGAAACGTACGGGTTGATCCTCTGCTAGGAGTCGAGGTTCCCCAACCTACTTAGTAATTATATTATCGACTAGAGTGGTCATTTCTCAATAAAAGTTTTAATGCTTGCCCTCAAATAGCACGAGATCCATAAAAATATTTGGTAAATGCTTTCATGCCATTACCGCTGATTCTTAAGGTTGGTTGCCACACAAAGAACCTAACAGTGATTGATCGAGCCCACTCGCAAGTGAGTTCAAACAACAAAGATGTTGAAATTTAAGACATGCCAATTTGGGACTAAACAAAGAGACATGATCAATGGAGTTCGAGCATGTAGTAAGCTTGATCCAATTCAGCCAAGTTGAGTTTAAGCACATGGCTAGATGTCTCAACTTTAAccactaattttgtgttgggttcgtATCGAATTTACggatcatgtaaaaaattattaactttaAATGTCGTGTATCAGGTTTCCGTACTGTTGAGGCATgattataagattatatagacTAATTCTAAtacgaccaatttaattaaacaagacacACCCATTAATCATAACCtgctaattttatattgaatttaaaaatcatgtcaaaaattattaaccttaaatttttttttaaagcaactGCAAAGTGCATAGTGCAAAGTCagtaaatgaaaaagaaagctccttccttttgtattttccaattctctccctctctctctctctctcaaatcaaTCGGACATAACAAGAATTGGTTCCTCTTTCCTTTTGCTTTCCTTTGGTTCTCCTTTCTTCTTGCTTTCCATTTCTTTTGCTTTCAAGCTTCCTCAGGCATCTTTAGGACTAGATAATTGACAAACTGGGGTCACCATCTTTGTTCAACTCAGATGTACTTTTCCCTAGATGCCAAGTTCTATAATTCTTCTGCAATCACCCTCAAGAAACTTATCACTAATTATTGCGATAAAATAACTAAATAGCAATGCACCAACTTAATTACAGCTACCATGCACGAGTTTGGCCAACGAAATCAAGTCTCATAAACAATTTTGTAATCCTTGAATTAACCTTATAGGGACCCAAGGTTGGGTAGTGACGTGAGATGAGATTTGACAGCTCTTTTCGAGTAGGAGATACCATAATTTCTCCACTGAAGGTAAAAGAATACCACAATACTCCACTGAAGGTAAGCGAAGACTACAATTTCTCTAATTCATTCTCTGTTTTCTCATTATCGACCAAATggactttaaataaaaatgcaaatagATAATACTTAAAGTGATAACACTTAGAGTTCGACTATTCAAATtgaaataaactctaatcataatattaaataatttcatCGAATTCCAATTCAAATATTAAACCTATCTAATCCTAATGAGTTAGTCAAACCACATTCTGAATTTTGAAATGGTAGGATGAATAGGTCTGTCGGTGGCTTGATGGAAAAGCACgatttaatgatttgtgaa encodes:
- the LOC133874008 gene encoding probable aspartyl protease At4g16563, translating into MAASSLLSLISVFCLLLASSSASIAPKPKTTTTTITIPLSPFFSKHPSSDPVKTLNSLASASLTRARHLKRPKSSSPLAKTQVFPHSYGGYSISLSFGTPPQTTSFLLDTGSSLVWFPCTSRYLCSSCNFPNIDPQKFPTFIPKQSSSSKIVGCENPKCAWIFGPNVLSRCKDCSSSSKTCSQGCPPYFLQYGSGSTAGLLLSETLDFPEKSVPDFVVGCSILSTRQPAGIAGFGRGPESLPSQLGLSKFSHCLLSRRFDDTTESSDLVLYRGHGSAKAPGLSYTPFHKNPITNNSALREYYYLTLRKVIVGNKAVKIPYKFLVPGADGNGGTVVDSGTTFTFMESPVFEPVAREFETQMANYSRALDVEARSGLRPCFNIANQKTVNIPDLTFEFKGGAKLALPFVNYFALAGNVSVVCLTLITDSGVGPGMASGPAIIFGNFQQQNFYVEYDLENERFGFRQQSCKK